Proteins encoded in a region of the Quercus lobata isolate SW786 chromosome 8, ValleyOak3.0 Primary Assembly, whole genome shotgun sequence genome:
- the LOC115957906 gene encoding uncharacterized protein LOC115957906: MSATSKASWMVAASIGAVEALKDQGVCRWNYPLRSLHQHAKNNIRSYYQAKKLSAQSSSAISSKVNNEKLKQSEESLRKVMYLSCWGPN, translated from the coding sequence ATGAGTGCAACAAGTAAAGCTTCGTGGATGGTGGCAGCTAGTATTGGTGCAGTTGAGGCCTTGAAAGACCAAGGTGTTTGCAGATGGAACTATCCTCTAAGGTCACTTCACCAGCATGCGAAGAACAATATCAGATCATACTATCAAGCCAAGAAACTCTCAGCTCAGTCTTCCTCGGCTATATCTAGTAAAGTGAACAACGAGAAGCTAAAGCAGAGTGAAGAGTCTTTGAGAAAAGTCATGTATTTGAGTTGTTGGGGTCCTAACTGA